The Thiomicrorhabdus lithotrophica DNA segment AGCATCTTCCACAGACATTGAGCCGTGACTCTGAAATAACGCTAACATCGTTTGCTTAACCGATTCAGCTAACTGGGTTTGACTCCCGCAAATGTAAAAATGCGCGCCACTATTAATTAACGCCCAAACTTTTTCCGCTTGCTCAACTATGTGGTGTTGAACATAAATTTTGTCAGCTTGGTCGCGTGAAAAGGCGTAATAACAATCCACGAGCCGTTGGGCCTGCCAGCGTTTGAATTCATCACAGAATAGGCAATTTGTTTTCTGATATGTCTCTCCAAAAAAGAGCAAAGCCTCACCTGCAAGTTCGCCCGAAAGAACACTTTGCTCTCTACTTTGCATAAAACCAATATAGGGTGCTAAGCCGGTACCTGCACCAACCATAATAATAGGTGTCTCACTGTTTGCTGGCAACTTAAAGGTTGGATTAGACTTTAATTCAACTTGTAAAACCTCATTCTGCTTACAATTTTGCAACATACTGCTGGCGACACCGTAGCGCATGCGTTGATTGGTTTTATACTGTACCGCTTTGTAAAGAATTGAAACTTCAGCTGCATTAACTGGAGCAGAAGCAATTGAGTAGTAACGTGGCGATAATGGCGATAAAAAGTTTAAGAACTCTAAACCGAGTTTTTTAAGATCAGGATAAAGTGCCAATAAATCTAGAATATCTCGACCAAAGGCATAATCCATCATCGCCTGTCTGCCTGCCCAATCACCCAAACCCATTTGTCTTTGCAGCTTATTCAATATTGCGGGGTTAAGCTGGGTTAATTCCAAGTGCTTTTGTAAGGCTTGTTGAGAAGTGACCAGGCCTGCTCGTCTGAGCTCTATCGCTTCATCACCTGTTAAAGCAAGCTCTTCCAGTATACCTGAAACCATTTCAGGACTATTTTCAGGCTGAACCGTTAGCCAGTCTCCAGCTTCATAAGAAAAACTTTCAGACGAGTTTTCAGGGGCGCTAAGTGTTAAATAATAGATTGATTTATCAGCGGAATTAACAGTAAGACAGGTGTTGGCAACAACAGAGAGATTCATAGAACAAGCTTTAATTAAATTAATAGCTCGATTTTAACACGCACATAATGAAGATTTAACGGCTTTGAATAAATCGCAAAAGAGATTTGAAGTATTTAACTGTCATAGAGCTCAAGACAGAACTCTATTCACAGTAAACATTAAGATTATTCGTAATAATTAACGCAGATGTTCCATTAAAACGGTCAACCAAGGGGCTGTTGCTAATATGGTAACTGCTGACATTAAACCAGCAATCAAACCAATTCCAATCTGTGGAATTAAATTATTCTGCTTAATTTCAACTTCTGCCATTTGACGCTCAACAGAAGAAAAAATATCCACTTGACGTTTTAGTAAAGAATTCAGCGTTTTAATCTGTTTAAACAGCAGTTGCTGCTCTTTTTCTACGGTTAAACGTGATTTTTTCGCCTGTTCATCCAAGTCACGCATTTGACCTGCAAGTTGTCCAATAGAAGCATCCATCTGCTTGACCAAACTTTGAATAGCGGTTTTGTCTTCATTTAACCATTCAAAATCGGGCGTAATCATATCTGAAATATCCATATCTTCAAAACGATCCTGAGACCCACCTTTGGCTCGGCTACGACGCATTGCCTGCTCTAATAAAACACTTTTTGAACCCAATGGTTCTACTTGTCTTAAATCAATTGCCATACCTTAATCCTTGTGTAATACCACTTGCAACTCATAACGTAGCTTCACATTTGAGTTGTCATTTTATTGTCGTTTATTTTTTATTCTAGATTTTGTCAGTGATGCATGCAGTAAACGTGCCAACTTAATTCATCACAACTATTTTTTAAAAGAATCACATCTCTTTTAAATTACTTTGTAAAATCATGCGTGGTTAGAACAATAATAAAACACCTTTTAGAGAGTGAGATATGAAATACATTGGCGCACACGTTTCCGCAGCTGGTGGTGTCGAAAACGCCCCTTTACGAGCCCATGAAATTGGCGCAACAGCCTTGGCTTTATTTACCAAAAACCAGCGCCAATGGGTTGCTAAACCTCTCAGTGAAAAAAGCATTGAAGAATTTAAAGCGAATTGCGAAAAGTATGATTATGGTGTCAATCAAATCTTACCGCACGACAGCTATCTTATTAATTTAGGCCACCCTGATTTAGACAAACGCCAAAAATCGCTTGATGCTTTTATTGATGAATTACAACGCTGTGAACAACTGGGTATTAATCGATTAAACTTTCATCCAGGAAGCCATTTACGCCAAATATCTGAAGAACAATGCATGGACTATATCGCCGAATCGGTTAATTTTGCTTTAGACCAAACTCAAGGTGTTATTGCAGTGTTGGAAAATACAGCAGGCCAAGGCTCTAACCTGGGTTATAAGCATGAGCAACTCGCTTATATTATTGACAAGGTAGAAGATAAATCACGTATTGGGGTTTGCCTTGATACTTGTCATGCCTATACAGCAGGATATGACCTAAAAAATGATTATCTGGGGGTTATGGCTGATTTTGAATCCGTGATCGGTTTTAAATACCTAAAAGGCATGCATCTCAATGACTCAAAATCTAAATTAGGTCAAAAGCTAGATCGTCACCACAGTTTAGGGCAAGGTGAAATTGGCTGGCCAATGTTTAAACAACTCATGGAAGACCCACGTATTGACAATATTCCAATGACTTTGGAAACGATAGACCCTTCTATTTGGGCAGATGAAATCAAACAGTTAAAAGCCTGGGCAAAGTAACCCATTCAAAACAAAAGTATGACTGATTCATTTTCTGGAGAGATAGTACTTGCGACATTGAAAATGAATGGAGTAAGATATTCCTCTACTCATTAAAAACACATCGGCTCAATGAACAAAAATCAATTTATTGAATTCGTCATGCAAACTGGCGTTTTAAAATTAGGCGAATTCACGCTTAAATCTGGACGAATCAGTCCTTACTTCTTCAACGCAGGTTTATTTAATACTGGCGGCCAACTTTCAACTTTAGCAAAAGGCTATGCTGGCGCAATCGCAGAATCTAACTTTAAGTTTGATGTACTGTTTGGCCCAGCTTATAAAGGTATTCCTCTTGCAGCCACCACAAGCGTCTCACTTGCCAACGACTTTAATATCGATAAACCTTATGCGTTTAATCGTAAAGAAGCCAAAGACCACGGCGAAGGTGGCAACATTGTTGGTCACGCTTTGGAAGGGGATGTATTAATCATTGATGATGTCATCACTGCAGGTACTGCGATTCGTGAAGCGATGGATATTATTACAGCCAACGGTGCTAAACCAGCAGGTGTTGTTATCGCTTTAGACAGAATGGAAAAAGGCAAAGGTGAACTTTCCGCTATTCAAGAAGTTGAACAAGAATATGGTATTCCTGTAATGAGCATTATTACTCTCAATGACATTATCAATTACCTTGCTGAATCTGATGATCCAGCAAGCCAAAAATATCTAGATGCAATGAAAGCTTATCGTTCTGAGTACGGTATCGGTTAATGAATACCTTTTACTGGCAAAATAGATTGCTCGCAACATTGGCATTGAATAATGTCTAATAAATTGCGTGAGCTTATGCTCTTACGACATGCCAAATCAGATTGGAAAGAAGATGGTTTGGCAGATATTGAGCGCCCGTTATCTGATAAAGGCAAGAAAAATGCAGCCAAGCTAGGCAAATGGTTACTACAACACAATCTTATGCCCGACCTGATTTTGGTCTCTCCCGCAGTTAGAGCACAACAAACCTTAAAAAGAATTTGTAATGAGTGCCCTGCCACTGCCATTACGGTTGACTCACTTTATTTAGCCGATATTCCACAGCTTAAACAAATTTTAGCGGATGCACCATTTGCCGAACGCGTCATGCTGATTGGCCATAACCCTGGTCTAGAATCACTCTACAACATGTTAGTAACTACAACACCAGAATCACACGTTCAACTTTTCCCTACTTGTGCAATGGCGCACTTGATTCTACCGAGTGACTGGAAAAACATTGAAGAAGGCGACGGCAAGCTTCAACAATTCGTTACACCAAAAGATTTTAAAAACCGCATTTAAATTTTGCTCCACTTACTTAAATTTCTGTATTTGTAGCCATTTTCTTCAATTTCTCAATTAAAAACTAATCTACTTGTTGAAAAATATAACGATTGCTGCATGAACTTTTTAGTACTTCTAAGTAAACTTTAATCACTAAAAGTCGTAAAAAAACTACAACCGTATAAAAGCTTACTCAAATAATTAGAAAACCGTGTTCTTAAGCATAATTCCCTATACATTTGCTTAACTTACATGGTATATTTTGCCTGATAACTCATTTTTAAAAAAATAATCAAGGATATTTCTATGAAAACGAAATTACTTCCTCTAGTAGCAGTAATTGCTCTAGCAGCAACCTCTTCAGTTCAAGCTCACTCTTCAGTAGAAGCGAAAGGTGACATTATGGCTGAAGGCACTTCAGCTTATGTTGTAGATTCTATTGGTCGCATCGTACGTGATAACTACAACCGTTGTGTACGTTCTATCGATTGGAGCAAAGACACAGCTATCGCTAAATGTGAAGGTTGGGAAGAGCCTAAGCCAGCACCAGTAGTTGTTGCTCCAGCTCCGGCTCCAGCTCCAGTAGCTGCTCCAGCTCCGGCACCAGCTCCAATGGCACCTGCTAAATTCATCGGACACTTTGACTTTGATAAAGCGAACGTTAAAGAAGTTCCAGAACTTGATGTATTTGCGGCATACATGAACGAAGTTGCTGACAGTAAAGTTGCAATTACTGGTCACACTGATAGTTCAGGTCCAGAGTCTTATAACCAAGCGCTTTCTGTTAAACGTGCGCAAGACGTTGCTGATTACCTAGCTGGTAAAGGTATCGCTGCTGACCGTATGACAGTTTCAGGAATGGGTGAGTCTTCACCAGTTGCTGACAACGGAACAAAAGCTGGTCGCGCTGAAAACCGTCGTGTTGAAGTTGAAATCGTTAAGTAATTCGATTTCAAAACTTATGACTTAAGTTGAAATCGTTAAGTAATTTGATTTCACAACTTACGACTTAAGCTGAAATCGTTAAGTTAGGTTTATAACTAAGGTAGCTTAGATTAATCATAATTTTCGATTCAAAAAAAATACCCGCATTCTTATTAGAGTAGCGGGTATTTTTTTATCTACCTTTTTCTTCAAGAAAATGACCAGGCCTGGTAGCTCTATGTGCAGCCTTAAAATTATGCTAGTGACTTAATAATCAATGACACACCTACCAAAATAGTAATCACTTCAAAGCTACGTTTTACTAACTTATTGCCTTTTACAA contains these protein-coding regions:
- a CDS encoding OmpA family protein, producing the protein MKTKLLPLVAVIALAATSSVQAHSSVEAKGDIMAEGTSAYVVDSIGRIVRDNYNRCVRSIDWSKDTAIAKCEGWEEPKPAPVVVAPAPAPAPVAAPAPAPAPMAPAKFIGHFDFDKANVKEVPELDVFAAYMNEVADSKVAITGHTDSSGPESYNQALSVKRAQDVADYLAGKGIAADRMTVSGMGESSPVADNGTKAGRAENRRVEVEIVK
- the sixA gene encoding phosphohistidine phosphatase SixA is translated as MSNKLRELMLLRHAKSDWKEDGLADIERPLSDKGKKNAAKLGKWLLQHNLMPDLILVSPAVRAQQTLKRICNECPATAITVDSLYLADIPQLKQILADAPFAERVMLIGHNPGLESLYNMLVTTTPESHVQLFPTCAMAHLILPSDWKNIEEGDGKLQQFVTPKDFKNRI
- the nfo gene encoding deoxyribonuclease IV, with the translated sequence MKYIGAHVSAAGGVENAPLRAHEIGATALALFTKNQRQWVAKPLSEKSIEEFKANCEKYDYGVNQILPHDSYLINLGHPDLDKRQKSLDAFIDELQRCEQLGINRLNFHPGSHLRQISEEQCMDYIAESVNFALDQTQGVIAVLENTAGQGSNLGYKHEQLAYIIDKVEDKSRIGVCLDTCHAYTAGYDLKNDYLGVMADFESVIGFKYLKGMHLNDSKSKLGQKLDRHHSLGQGEIGWPMFKQLMEDPRIDNIPMTLETIDPSIWADEIKQLKAWAK
- the pyrE gene encoding orotate phosphoribosyltransferase, which gives rise to MNKNQFIEFVMQTGVLKLGEFTLKSGRISPYFFNAGLFNTGGQLSTLAKGYAGAIAESNFKFDVLFGPAYKGIPLAATTSVSLANDFNIDKPYAFNRKEAKDHGEGGNIVGHALEGDVLIIDDVITAGTAIREAMDIITANGAKPAGVVIALDRMEKGKGELSAIQEVEQEYGIPVMSIITLNDIINYLAESDDPASQKYLDAMKAYRSEYGIG
- a CDS encoding flavodoxin domain-containing protein, translating into MNLSVVANTCLTVNSADKSIYYLTLSAPENSSESFSYEAGDWLTVQPENSPEMVSGILEELALTGDEAIELRRAGLVTSQQALQKHLELTQLNPAILNKLQRQMGLGDWAGRQAMMDYAFGRDILDLLALYPDLKKLGLEFLNFLSPLSPRYYSIASAPVNAAEVSILYKAVQYKTNQRMRYGVASSMLQNCKQNEVLQVELKSNPTFKLPANSETPIIMVGAGTGLAPYIGFMQSREQSVLSGELAGEALLFFGETYQKTNCLFCDEFKRWQAQRLVDCYYAFSRDQADKIYVQHHIVEQAEKVWALINSGAHFYICGSQTQLAESVKQTMLALFQSHGSMSVEDAQEFWLALKREKRLQMDVY